CGCGAGAGTCAGCACGGCAGTGCGCGGGTCGTGGGTCAGCGTTCCGTCGACCGACACCAGCAGGCTGGCGTCGGATTCGCGTTCGTCCGGAAGCGCGATACGCCCGGTGCCGCGGTAGTGGCCGTCGCCCGTGTGCGTGAGGGTGAGTTCGAACGGTCGCTCGATCCGACCGAGCACACTGCCCGCAACCAGCAGACGATCACCCTTCGCTTCGCGCGTGCGCTCGAGCAGGCCGATGCGCACGCCCTCGATCAGTGCCTCGTCGCCGGAGGCGGGGCGGATTTCGACATTGGTGAACGAAAAGGCGGGCAGCCGGTCGAACGGTTGAGTCAGGGCGCGCGCCAGCGCTGCAGCGGAGTTTCGCAGGCGTCGCCCCCGAGCCGCGGCCTCCGGCGGCAAGGCGCGCCGATCGGGTCCGGGGCTGACGTCGAATTCCAGCTCGGCGTCATCGCCGCCCTCGGCGTGGCTGCGTTTCGGCAATCGCACTCGAGCATCGCTCGCGGTGACGTGGTCGAGCCGGGGTGCGAACTGAAGCAGCGAGCCGGGCGCGAGTGCGAGCCGGATCGAGCGCGCAGTCAGCGTGGTGTCGCGAGTGTCGCGGCGCAGCAGCGTCAGATTCGAGAGGCTCAAGCGCGGTGGCCAGCTCAGCTCGAGCCGCGACCAGCTCGCGTCGTACCCGGCCGCTGCGGCACGAGCGCGGATGCGAGCCGCCACCAGCGGCCGCAATACGAACGGCAACAGCGCGGCGGCGATCGCGACCAGCGTCACCAGCGCGAGCGCCAACCGGAGCCAGCGCGAGGCGAGAAGGGCTTTCATGGCGCCGCGACTCTAGCCGCGCCGCGGGGCGACGTCACGACGCGGTGCAGCGTCACGACGCGGGGCAGCGCCACAATGCATGAAGCGGTCGATCAGCCGACTGGAGCGCGTTCCCCTGAGAGCCACTCGTCCCACAGTGTCGTCGCACTGCGCACGAACGAGGCGTGGCGTGGCGCCCAGCCCAGCTCGCGTCGCGCCCGCGCGGAACTCACGAGCGAATCGGTGAGCAGCGCGGCGCCGAACGCTCCGAGCCGCTGGAGCACCTGGTCGGCGGGCTCTGCGACCGCCCGGGCTCCCGCGGCCGCGGCCGCGGCTTCGGCGAGATCCTTCACGGTGTGGCGCGAGTCGTCGGTCAGCAGATACCGGGTTCCGGGTTCGGCGTGCGCGAGTGCCAGTCGGTAGGCATCCGCGACATCGTCGAGGTGCACGGCGCTCCAGTGCTGAGCGCCGCCCGGGTAGTGCACGGTGCCGTGCTGGCGTGCTTCGCGGAACCAGCCGCCGAAGACTCCGCGCGAACCGCCGTAGACCATGCCGGGCCGCAGCACGATCGCCGCGGCTTCGAGCGTCGCCAGGTCGAGCACTACCTCTTCATGGGCCGGACGCCAGGCCACGAGCTCGAGGGGTTCCGGTCGTGCGGTCTCGTCGACCACGCGGCCGCCGGTATCACCGTGGACCCAGATGCCGCTGGTGTAGAGCACCCGGCGTACGCGGCCGTCTTCAACCGCGGCCCGAATCACATGGAGTGCCTGCTGGTCGCGTTTCGCGGCGTGAGGTCCATGCTCGGCGGCGGCATGCACGACGGCATCCGAGTTATTGAGCGCGCCTCGAAAGGTGGCGGGCTCGGACACGTCGCCGACCACGGCGTGGAAGCCCGCGGCCTCGAGCTGCGCCGCGCGTTCTTCGCTGCGGGTCAGTCCCCAGACTTCGTAGCCGGCAGCCTTGAGCCGCCGCGAAATGGCCGCGCCGAGATAGCCGGTGACTCCGGTCACGAACACTCGTTCACTCATGATTCGCAGATCCTTTCAGAATTGTCGATCGAATCGATGCGGCTGGGGAGGCAGAAAGAGGGCGGAAGCATCGAGGCGCTACGGTCGCAGCGTTGGATTCACTCGAGCTAAGCGCGGTGCATAGGGTCTGGATGCCATGCTTTCGTCAATCGCGGTCGAGCGCGCCGCGATAGGTGCAGCGCGCGGTGCAGGTCTCTCGCACCGTGATGACGGAGAGGTAGGGGAGCAACGGGTTCAGGCGCTGCCAAAGCCAGCCACACAGATTCTCGGAGGTCGGATTCTCGAGGCCCTCGACGTCGTTCAGGGTGCGGTGGTCGAGTTCGCGCTTGAGGAGCGGTTCGACGATGCGCGTGATCTCTCCGAAATCGACCAGCCAGCCGAGTGCCGGGTCGACTGGGCCGGCGAGCGTGACCTCGATCACGAACGAGTGTCCGTGCATGCGGAAGCACTTGTGATCGGGCGGTACCATCGGCAGGCGATGGGCAGCCTCGAAACGATACTCGCGGGTCAGTTCGACGTGCACGGTGCTCCTCGGAGTCGGTCGCTCGAATCAGCGGGCGGCAACGATCTCACGTTCGGGCCCGGGTCGTGTAGCGGGTCGGGTCCGCGATCGCGGCGTCTCGAAAGCCCTTCTGCCGCAGCACGCAGGCGTCGCAGCGGCCGCATGCAGCGCCGTCGGCGGCCGGGTCGTAGCACGAATGCGTTGCGGCGTAATCCACGCCGAGCGAGGTCCCGAGCCGGATGATCGCCGCCTTGTCGAGCGTCATGAGGGGCGTGTGCACGCGAAAGCGGGTGCCCTCGACCCCTGCGCGAGTCGCCACCCGCGCCAGCGCTTCGAACGCCTGCACGAACTCGGGGCGACAGTCGGGATAGCCGGAATAGTCGAGCGCGTTCATGCCGGCAACCAGGTCGGCGGCACGGAGGGTTTCCGCGAGACCGAGCGCCAATGACAGGAACATGCTGTTGCGTGCCGGCACGTAGGTGATCGGAATGTCGCGCTCGATCGCCGCGAGGTCGCGATCGCGCGGCACCTCGAGCTCGGCGGTCAGCGCCGAGCCGCCGATCGCTCGCAGGTCCACGCTCACTTCGCGATGCGATGCGGCACCGAGCACGCTCGCGAGGTGCCGTGCGGCGGCCAGCTCGACGCGGTGTCGCTGGCCGTAGTCGACGGCGAGCGTGTGGCACTCGAACCCTTCACGGCGCGCCCACGCGAGGCAGGTACTCGAATCGAGCCCGCCCGAGAGCAGCACGACGGCGAGGCGCGCGGTGCGGGTGGAGGCCGCCGGGGCCCGAGATGCGTCGGGCTTCATACGCCGCGCTTCGCTCCCCACAGCCACACGTGCAGCCGTGCACTCAGGCGAAAACCGTGGCGCTTGCAGATCTCGGCGAGCTCGACGGCGCGCTCGCGCAGTTCGGCGTCACGCATGCCTTGCGGCATCAGCATGACGCGGTGGGCCGGAAGGTGGTGCGCTTCGATCATGCGCAGGGCGTCCGCGATGTCGTCGCCGCCGCCGACCACGAGTTTGAAAGTAGCATTGGATTCCGCGAGCCATGCCGCGGAGTGACGCCAGGTGTCTTCCCAGCGCGCCGTGGCGGACGGAAGCTTGGAAGACACGTTCCAGCGCAGGCGTGCATGCGAGCGCGGTGGCGGAGCGATGCCGCTGGTCTCGACTTCGACGGTCGTCCAGCGCTCGAGTGCTCCGTTGAGCAACTCGGAAAGGCCCGCGTGCTCGAGCGGCTCCCCGCCCGTCACCACCAGCAGGTCGGCGGGCCCCAGCGCGAGGGCACGCTCGAACAGCGCCTCGATCGGCTGTGGTTCGCCTCCTTCGGGCGACCACGAGTAGCGCGTGTCGCACCACTGGCAGCCGACCGTGCAGCCCTGCAGTCGCAGGAAGTGCGCGGGAGTACCGGCGAGAGGCCCCTCGCCCTGAAGCGAGTGGAACAGCTCGCTGATCCTGAATTGCGTACTCATGCGCGGTGCCGGAGTCGCGATCAGGGCGCGGTGAACGCGGTCGGAGACACCCTGGAGACCGGATGCACCTCGACGGTGCGGATCTGATTCCTCTCGGAGCGTCGCACGCCTGCGAACATCAGTCCGCCTTGCAGCTGCCAGTCTTCCCAGGACCAGCTGCCCATCCGGGTGTCGCCCTGCAACAGGAAATCCCAGCGTTCAACTCGAGCGTTCGCGGCATTGACCCATACCCAGTAGCGATCACCCGGAGTGTCGCCGACTCTCTCGAATGACAGCGCGAGGCGATGGTAGCGAGTCTTCGCGACCGTGGTGTCACCCGCATTTGCGAGCCGACAACCGGGATCCAGCAGCTTGTAGGGCATCAGGAACCAGTAGCTGTCGTTCCGCCATAGCGCGCGCGAGCGCTGGCCGAGCTTCTCGAGCGAGTCGCCCTGGATCGCCACGCCGCCGATCCATGCGTGTTCGGCAGGGCCGTCGATCTGCGCGGTGAACACGTAGGGACGCCCGTCGCGGCCGACGCCCTCGACGCGCTGCCAGCCGCTGCGTTTGTCCCACAGATGACGTCGCTCGCTCTTGACCGAGTCGTTGGAGACGTACTGCCAGGTCCACTCGAGAGCGGGCAGCGAGTTCCACGCATCGGCTCCTCCGAGCGCTGCCATCACGCGGTTCGCAATCGCGATCGCGGAGGGATCGGAGGCCGCATGAACGGTTGTGCCGCCGAACGGCAGGGCCGCGCAAGCGAACGAAGCGACGATGGCGAGCCACGCGAAGCGTCTCATGTCAGTGACCGACCTTTCGCGCGAGCGTGAACTGCTTACTGCAGTTGAAACACTTCCATTCGTAACCCGGCTGTC
This genomic stretch from Candidatus Eisenbacteria bacterium harbors:
- a CDS encoding NAD-dependent epimerase/dehydratase family protein; translation: MSERVFVTGVTGYLGAAISRRLKAAGYEVWGLTRSEERAAQLEAAGFHAVVGDVSEPATFRGALNNSDAVVHAAAEHGPHAAKRDQQALHVIRAAVEDGRVRRVLYTSGIWVHGDTGGRVVDETARPEPLELVAWRPAHEEVVLDLATLEAAAIVLRPGMVYGGSRGVFGGWFREARQHGTVHYPGGAQHWSAVHLDDVADAYRLALAHAEPGTRYLLTDDSRHTVKDLAEAAAAAAGARAVAEPADQVLQRLGAFGAALLTDSLVSSARARRELGWAPRHASFVRSATTLWDEWLSGERAPVG
- the queD gene encoding 6-carboxytetrahydropterin synthase QueD is translated as MHVELTREYRFEAAHRLPMVPPDHKCFRMHGHSFVIEVTLAGPVDPALGWLVDFGEITRIVEPLLKRELDHRTLNDVEGLENPTSENLCGWLWQRLNPLLPYLSVITVRETCTARCTYRGALDRD
- the queC gene encoding 7-cyano-7-deazaguanine synthase QueC, which gives rise to MKPDASRAPAASTRTARLAVVLLSGGLDSSTCLAWARREGFECHTLAVDYGQRHRVELAAARHLASVLGAASHREVSVDLRAIGGSALTAELEVPRDRDLAAIERDIPITYVPARNSMFLSLALGLAETLRAADLVAGMNALDYSGYPDCRPEFVQAFEALARVATRAGVEGTRFRVHTPLMTLDKAAIIRLGTSLGVDYAATHSCYDPAADGAACGRCDACVLRQKGFRDAAIADPTRYTTRART
- a CDS encoding 7-carboxy-7-deazaguanine synthase QueE, which codes for MSTQFRISELFHSLQGEGPLAGTPAHFLRLQGCTVGCQWCDTRYSWSPEGGEPQPIEALFERALALGPADLLVVTGGEPLEHAGLSELLNGALERWTTVEVETSGIAPPPRSHARLRWNVSSKLPSATARWEDTWRHSAAWLAESNATFKLVVGGGDDIADALRMIEAHHLPAHRVMLMPQGMRDAELRERAVELAEICKRHGFRLSARLHVWLWGAKRGV